A DNA window from Procambarus clarkii isolate CNS0578487 chromosome 75, FALCON_Pclarkii_2.0, whole genome shotgun sequence contains the following coding sequences:
- the LOC138356877 gene encoding tigger transposable element-derived protein 7-like — translation MPKVTQRKRLTVAQKLELIKKLDKGYSHARAAAEFNIGKSTVSDIKKQKDTLLKYVSTTECATSGAACSRKTVKSGQYPQLDAAVYKWFIQHRTIGMAIRFEELKVAASKLAIQLGIKDFSASDGWVGRFKARHNISNTKKISGEASSADPTNVDSFKAKLNEYIVSNNLRKYQVYNADETGFMWRAVPSTSLTSRMQENIPGRKISKERLSVLLCANADASHRTKCAVVGKSKNPRALKNIMQALPVIYYNSKKSWFNQIIFTDWFENHFCKEVREFQINKCGIKASEVKALLLLDNAPAHPISKLISRDGRIKCMALPPNTTSLIQPMDQGVILAAKRMYQTAMLEDVLVVLPSEEDELTGKDTRAQRTLENLKKYTIREAIFHWARLWNKVKETTLTNSWKKLLTERPRCEAAVSDSEFEGFENEANDFEGFEETIRTMLLQAGQGVQVNDINEWLENDYDPGYELLTEEQIAQSVLGNDSDDSDDSDDDSDDVGEALPRGVGYQKRLEQVEELIEYSIKSKHEVIGNFYVHLTALKQCLKTLARENQIQTKIDKFMISTVREKSSSTSDAAPVDAELPSTSRGASASNECSTSHAAPADAEFPSTSRGTSASNECSTSHVAPADAEFPPSRDKSSTNDIKYD, via the coding sequence atgccaaaagttacccaaaggaagcgcctgacggttgcacagaagctggagttaattaagaaacttgataaaggatattctcatgcacgagcagcagcagagtttaacatcgggaaaagtacagtaagtgacatcaagaaacagaaggatactctattaaaatatgTGAGCACAACAGAGTGTGCTACTTCTGGTGCTGCATGTTCGAGAAAAACAGTAAAGTCTGGTCAGTATCCACAATTGGATGCTGCAGTGTATAAGTGGTTTATTCAGCACCGCACAATTGGCATGGCAATAAGATTTGAAGAGCTTAAAGTTGCAGCAAGTAAACTTGCCATTCAATTAGGTATAAAAGATTTCAGTGCAAGTGATGGGTGGGTTGGAAGATTTAAGGCTCGGCATAACATTTCAAACACCAAAAAAATTTCTGGTGAGGCGTCAAGTGCTGATCCCACTAATGTTGATTCATTCAAGGCTAAATTAAACGAGTACATTGTCAGTAATAATTTAAGGAAATATCAAGTATATAATGCTGATGAGACTGGGTTTATGTGGCGAGCTGTACCAAGTACATCCTTAACCAGTAGGATGCAGGAAAATATTCCTGGACGAAAGATAAGCAAGGAACGGCTCTCAGTCTTGCTTTGTGCTAATGCTGATGCCTCTCACAGGACAAAATGTGCCGTGGTAGGCAAGTCTAAAAATCCTCGAGccttaaaaaatataatgcaggcattacctgtaatatattacaattctaagaaatcatggtttaatcaaataatatttacggactggtttgaaaaccacttttgcaaagaagtcagagaattccagatcaacaaatgtggaataaaggccagtgaggttaaggcattgttgctgctagataatgctcctgctcatcccatTAGCAAGTTAATTTCAAGGGATGGCAGAATAAAATGCATGGCACTTCCACCAAACACAACATCCTTGATCCAGCCCATGGACCAAGGTGTTATCCTTGCTGCTAAACGTATGTACCAAACAGCAATGCTTGAAGATGTTTTAGTTGTTTTACCTAGCGAGGAAGATGAATTGACAGGAAAGGATACAAGGGCTCAAAGAACACTAGAAAATCTAAAAAAGTACACAATCAGGGAAGCAATATTCCACTGGGCTAGGCTTTGGAATAAAGTGAAAGAAACCACACTAACAAATTCATGGAAGAAACTGTTAACAGAGAGGCCTAGATGTGAAGCAGCAGTATCTGATAGTGAATTCGAAGGTTTTGAAAATGAAGCCAATGATTTTGAAGGGTTTGAAGAAACGATCCGAACAATGTTGCTCCAAGCTGGTcagggtgtacaagtgaatgatatcAATGAATGGTTAGAAAATGATTACGATCCTGGTTATGAATTGTTAACTGAAGAACAGATTGCGCAAAGTGTTCTCGGAAATGACTCTGATGACTCTGATGACTCTGATGATGACTCGGACGATGTTGGTGAGGCTCTGCCTAGAGGTGTCGGATATCAGAAAAGATTGGAACAAGTTGAGGAACTCATTGAATATTCAATAAAAAGTAAACATGAGGTTATTGGAAATTTTTATGTACACCTTACAGCCTTAAAGCAATGTCTCAAAACGTTAGCcagagaaaatcagattcagacaaaaatagataaattcatgatttcaacgGTTCGTGAAAAATCTTCGTCGACAAGCGATGCTGCACCCGTCGATGCTGAATTACCATCGACAAGTCGTGGAGCATCCGCCAGCAAtgaatgctctacaagccatgctgcacccgccgatgctgaattcccatcgacaagtcgtggaacatccgccagcaacgaatgctctacaagccatgttgcacccgccgatgctgaattcccaccaAGTCGTGACAAGTCATCCACTaacgatataaaatatgattga